One Miscanthus floridulus cultivar M001 chromosome 11, ASM1932011v1, whole genome shotgun sequence DNA window includes the following coding sequences:
- the LOC136494006 gene encoding myb family transcription factor RLI1-like isoform X2 — translation MMDAKKIKLHDYHRYGSPLCDPQLFPATAAAGGLSFHPGLGLVGSLPQPHAGGWVHEEHTTTTPRSVLATQGQGGRCVGSDAAAFFAAEELMMGMARFDCPLGGTTTLPELTAFAKRPQFGRPTTEAEQLYHRRPVDPLPLRDSSAVRTYYVRPQQRDGATEAPPSLELLFQRRQQQHQQERVHGLFGNASTGRLLGGTGGEPKAHFFPAHVAASTLLPAMEAPAGMQQSPMENPLSRSCSIGAPATHVGSVNVAAAPGQGAPSKTRIRWTQDLHEHFVDCVNQLGGADKATPKGILKLMNSDGLTIYHIKSHLQKYRIAKYMPASSTSEGKQEKRAAGNDVQNLDPSTGMKITEALRVQLDVQRRLHEQLEIQRNLQLRIEEQGKKLQKMFEEQMKASRTVMEPPQGTATAFLGVGERDEEEEEDAFDNVQVQLLAAVASSDAGFQSKIS, via the exons ATGATGGACGCCAAGAAGATTAAGCTGCACGACTACCACCGCTACGGATCGCCGCTGTGTGACCCGCAGCTATttccggccaccgccgccgccggggggCTCTCCTTCCACCCGGGTCTGGGGCTCGTGGGCTCCCTGCCGCAGCCTCATGCCGGCGGCTGGGTGCACGAGGAGCACACCACGACGACCCCGAGGTCGGTGCTCGCGACGCAGGGGCAGGGCGGCCGCTGCGTCGGCTCCGACGCCGCCGCGTTTTTCGCCGCCGAGGAGCTGATGATGGGCATGGCGCGCTTCGACTGCCCTCTCGGCGGGACGACGACGCTCCCGGAGCTGACAGCGTTTGCCAAGAGACCGCAGTTTGGCCGGCCGACGACGGAGGCCGAGCAGCTGTACCACCGTCGTCCAGTCGACCCGCTGCCGCTCCGCGACAGCTCTGCGGTGAGGACGTACTACGTCCGGCCGCAGCAGCGCGACGGCGCCACGGAGGCGCCTCCGTCGCTCGAGCTGCTATTCCAGCGGCGGCAGCAGCAACACCAGCAAGAACGAGTGCATGGGCTGTTCGGCAACGCTTCCACCGGCAGGCTGCTCGGCGGCACCGGCGGCGAACCCAAAGCCCACTTCTTTCCAGCTCAT GTTGCGGCGAGCACGCTTCTCCCGGCGATGGAGGCGCCGGCGGGCATGCAGCAGAGCCCGATGGAGAACCCGCTGTCCAGGAGCTGCAGCATCGGTGCGCCGGCAACCCACGTCGGGAGCGTGAACGTCGCCGCCGCGCCGGGGCAAGGCGCGCCGAGCAAGACGCGGATCCGGTGGACGCAGGACCTCCACGAGCACTTCGTCGATTGCGTGAACCAGCTCGGCGGCGCGGACA AGGCGACTCCCAAGGGGATTCTGAAGCTGATGAACTCTGATGGCCTCACAATCTACCACATCAAGAGCCACCTTCAG AAATACCGCATAGCCAAGTACATGCCAGCATCATCGACGTCTGAAG GGAAACAGGAGAAAAGAGCCGCCGGAAATGACGTGCAGAATCTCGACCCCAGCAC TGGGATGAAGATCACTGAAGCACTACGCGTCCAGCTCGACGTGCAGAGGCGCCTCCACGAGCAGCTCGAG ATCCAGAGAAACCTGCAGCTGAGGATCGAGGAGCAGGGCAAGAAGCTGCAGAAGATGTTCGAGGAGCAGATGAAGGCGAGCAGGACCGTGATGGAGCCGCCGCAGGGCACCGCCACCgccttcctcggcgtcggcgagcgggatgaggaggaggaggaggacgcgtTCGACAACGTGCAGGTGCAGCTGCTGGCGGCCGTGGCCAGCAGCGACGCCGGGTTCCAGTCGAAGATAAGCTAG
- the LOC136494006 gene encoding myb family transcription factor RLI1-like isoform X1, which produces MMDAKKIKLHDYHRYGSPLCDPQLFPATAAAGGLSFHPGLGLVGSLPQPHAGGWVHEEHTTTTPRSVLATQGQGGRCVGSDAAAFFAAEELMMGMARFDCPLGGTTTLPELTAFAKRPQFGRPTTEAEQLYHRRPVDPLPLRDSSAVRTYYVRPQQRDGATEAPPSLELLFQRRQQQHQQERVHGLFGNASTGRLLGGTGGEPKAHFFPAHQVAASTLLPAMEAPAGMQQSPMENPLSRSCSIGAPATHVGSVNVAAAPGQGAPSKTRIRWTQDLHEHFVDCVNQLGGADKATPKGILKLMNSDGLTIYHIKSHLQKYRIAKYMPASSTSEGKQEKRAAGNDVQNLDPSTGMKITEALRVQLDVQRRLHEQLEIQRNLQLRIEEQGKKLQKMFEEQMKASRTVMEPPQGTATAFLGVGERDEEEEEDAFDNVQVQLLAAVASSDAGFQSKIS; this is translated from the exons ATGATGGACGCCAAGAAGATTAAGCTGCACGACTACCACCGCTACGGATCGCCGCTGTGTGACCCGCAGCTATttccggccaccgccgccgccggggggCTCTCCTTCCACCCGGGTCTGGGGCTCGTGGGCTCCCTGCCGCAGCCTCATGCCGGCGGCTGGGTGCACGAGGAGCACACCACGACGACCCCGAGGTCGGTGCTCGCGACGCAGGGGCAGGGCGGCCGCTGCGTCGGCTCCGACGCCGCCGCGTTTTTCGCCGCCGAGGAGCTGATGATGGGCATGGCGCGCTTCGACTGCCCTCTCGGCGGGACGACGACGCTCCCGGAGCTGACAGCGTTTGCCAAGAGACCGCAGTTTGGCCGGCCGACGACGGAGGCCGAGCAGCTGTACCACCGTCGTCCAGTCGACCCGCTGCCGCTCCGCGACAGCTCTGCGGTGAGGACGTACTACGTCCGGCCGCAGCAGCGCGACGGCGCCACGGAGGCGCCTCCGTCGCTCGAGCTGCTATTCCAGCGGCGGCAGCAGCAACACCAGCAAGAACGAGTGCATGGGCTGTTCGGCAACGCTTCCACCGGCAGGCTGCTCGGCGGCACCGGCGGCGAACCCAAAGCCCACTTCTTTCCAGCTCAT CAGGTTGCGGCGAGCACGCTTCTCCCGGCGATGGAGGCGCCGGCGGGCATGCAGCAGAGCCCGATGGAGAACCCGCTGTCCAGGAGCTGCAGCATCGGTGCGCCGGCAACCCACGTCGGGAGCGTGAACGTCGCCGCCGCGCCGGGGCAAGGCGCGCCGAGCAAGACGCGGATCCGGTGGACGCAGGACCTCCACGAGCACTTCGTCGATTGCGTGAACCAGCTCGGCGGCGCGGACA AGGCGACTCCCAAGGGGATTCTGAAGCTGATGAACTCTGATGGCCTCACAATCTACCACATCAAGAGCCACCTTCAG AAATACCGCATAGCCAAGTACATGCCAGCATCATCGACGTCTGAAG GGAAACAGGAGAAAAGAGCCGCCGGAAATGACGTGCAGAATCTCGACCCCAGCAC TGGGATGAAGATCACTGAAGCACTACGCGTCCAGCTCGACGTGCAGAGGCGCCTCCACGAGCAGCTCGAG ATCCAGAGAAACCTGCAGCTGAGGATCGAGGAGCAGGGCAAGAAGCTGCAGAAGATGTTCGAGGAGCAGATGAAGGCGAGCAGGACCGTGATGGAGCCGCCGCAGGGCACCGCCACCgccttcctcggcgtcggcgagcgggatgaggaggaggaggaggacgcgtTCGACAACGTGCAGGTGCAGCTGCTGGCGGCCGTGGCCAGCAGCGACGCCGGGTTCCAGTCGAAGATAAGCTAG